The following nucleotide sequence is from Alteromonas sp. V450.
CCGGTAAATAGACCTTCCTGCACCCACCGCTTGGTGTCTAAGCATGCTTTTCGTAAAACTTGTTCGCCAATTTCGATGATTTGCCCTGTTTGCTCCGCCAGTGGAATAAATTGTCCCGGGCTAACAATGCCTTTCGTGGGGTGCACAAAGCGAACTAAGGCCTCCATGCTGGTTAATTTACCTGACGTAATATCTACCTTTGGCTGGTAATAAACAGTGAACAAGTCATCTTTGATCCCTTGCCTAATAAGATTTTCTATTTGCAGTTGTCTAACCGCATTTTGGTTCATTTCGCCACTGAAGAATTGATAGCTATTGCCGCCGTTATTCTTAGCAAAATACATAGCGGTATCTGCATTCTTAAGTAGCTCTTGTGGCGAGTTACCGTCGTCAGGGTAAAACGCGATCCCGACACTTGCGCCCAACACAAATTCTTGTTTATTGATAATAAATGGGCGAGACAATGTATCGAGCAAACTTTGCGCGTGGTGAGTGACAGTGTGAATATCTGCGGTGTCTTCCATTAAAATACTAAACTCATCACCGCCTAGACGATAGCAGGTCGCAATTCGGCCGGTTATGCGCTGTAGGCGCTTTGCTATCTGCTTAATTAAAATATCGCCCGTTTGATGGCCCAATGAATCATTAATCTTTTTGAAATTATCCATATCTAAACACAATAATGCGTGTCTTGTGTCTTTACGGACCAGATTTTGGTGGCTTGCTTGGAAGAATGAACGATTGGGCAACTCAGTCAGAGGGTCGACATTGGCAAGCTTAAGCAGTTCCTTTTCTGTATTTTTTCTCGAAGTAATATCGCTGAATACGCCAACGAAGTGGCTGATTTTACCGTCTTCGTCATACACCGCATCTATATTTAGCTCCATTTCGTAGCGTTCACCGTTTACCCTTACGCTCTCCACTTCCCCAGACCAGTTTCCCTTCGCCTTGAGGGTTTTCTTGATTTCAGCCGTGAAGGCGTCTGGGTATAAATGAAAGTGCATGTAGCTAGCGAGGGCTTGGTCTCTCGTCTCGCCGGTATAACTGCAGTATGCGTTATTTACGCTTATAAACTTAAACAGCGTATTGGTAATAAATACACCTTCCGAAATATTTTCAATTGAGCGCTTAAATAAATTAAGTTGCTCTTCTGCCAGCTTTAAATGTTGAATGTTTTTTAGCGTACCTGTCATCCGAATAGGCTGATTGTTCTGGTCTCGCTCAACCACTTTTCCGCGGTCTAAAATCCAAATCCATTGGTTGTTAAATGTTTTAGCCCTATAGGTTAATTCATAAAACTCATTTTTCCCTTCAAGGTGTTCTCGCAGAGACTGCTTAACCCGTTCAATATCGTTAGGGTGAATATTTGATTGATACGCGCCGGCGGTTCGAATGTCATCTTGTGGAAAGTCAAGCGTGCCCCAGGTGTTCGACCTGTAGACTTGGCCTTTATATACGTCCCAGTCCCATAATTCGTCGCCTGAACTCCAAAGTGTCAGCTTCAAACGTTCTTCAGAGTCTTTAATAACCCGTTGATTCGCCTTGCGCAGCTGATATTGGCGGGCCATAAAGCCAAAAATAGCAAAGGCAACCAGCCCGTAAAAAATAAGTGCCACGGTATGTAGCCAAGGGGGGCGTGCCACGTGAATATCAAGCACTCTGCTTGGAGACCAGGCTTTACCGGGCTCCTTTGCCTGAACTTCAAAAGTATAGTTACCGAACGAAACGTTATTGAATTTGGCGGTGTTTTCTTTCTCTAGAAACGTCCATTCATCATCAAAGCCAGTAAGTTTATATCGATATGCTACCTGCTGAGGATATACTGAATTTACTAAGCCGAAAGAGATGCTAAAACGCGACTCGTCGTAATTAAGCTGCTTTTGCTGCGCGTAGGTAATGTTTTCTGTTGAAAAGTAAGGCTTAAGTCTGTCTTGAGATACCTTCGCGTATGTATGATGGGTGCCGAAAATACTAAATTGGGACAGCTGAGGCTGAAGCGTAGCCTTATTTTGCGTAGATTGCACAGACAGCGATTTAGTAATTTTGTTAAAGCCCCGTGTTCCTCCGAAGTAAATGGTGCCGTCACTGGTTGCTAACACTGCGCCTTCTCCGAGGGAGTTATAGCTTAAGTCAGCATTGAGGATAGTATCTTCTTCGGTTAACGAGGGAAGTCGGATTTGATGCAGACCGGATGTGTCTGAATACCAAATGCTATTATCGATGCCTATGGTGGAGGTGATGTACCCATGCTTGTCGTTTCTAAGCTGTTTGTTTTCAACGTTAAGCGTTTCTTTATTTATTTGAATCACACCGTCGGAGCGCGAGGTTAGCCAGTAAGCATCATGGGTTTCGTAAACGCCATAAACGATAGAGTTAAGGCCTGAATCGCTATCAAGTCGCTTAACAACTTTCTCTTCTGAAAGTGAATATACATAAAGTGTTTTATCATCTCTCAACCACAGTCTATTAAGTCTATCGGTGTAAATCGGTAGCACAGTGTTTGCGATTTGAGAGGAATCAAGAGCGCGAATACGTTTTTCCACATCACTAACAAATACATTTGAATAGTCAACACCAAACGTTCCTTTTTGGTTAAGCCATATCCAAATGTAGTTGTCGTCTTGGTGGATGTTGTCAATGAACTCGCCGTCAAAAAAGCTAGCAACGATTTCCGCTTCGTTTGATTTAACTTTTATGGCCTTGAGGCCGTCTGATGTAGCGAGCCAAATGACATCGTATTTGTCGATGGTAAGATCCCAGAACGTTACGTCAGAACCCACTGAAGCGGGCAAATCAAAAAAGGTTATTTCGCCAGAGGCTTTTTCAAGTTTACCTAGTCCTCTTTGTTGAGACACAATAAACAGGTCTCCAGCAGATGACTCTCCAAAACCCCAAATAGTTGAGTAGTTGTCCTCATGTTTTCTGGGTGAATTATACACAGGTTGAAAGTGCACCTTGGCGTATTCTGGGTGGTATCTGAATGCGCCCTGTCTAAATGTGCCGGCCCATACTACGCCTGAGCGATCTTGAATAACTTTTATAACGATGGCAGCAGGAAGGCCTGTTGCATCGTAGGTATCAGAATTTAAGTGAAGTATTTTTCGCGCTTTATCGTTGCTAAGGGTTTCTACGTCGTTGATAACGTAAAGGCCCGATGTTGAACCTACCCAAAGCTCGTTATCGACGCGTTCTAAAGACAAAACATTAACGGGCTGATTACTTTCTTCAGCATTTATACTGACGTTACCTACTAAGCGTCCGCTAGGCGATATGCCTTTTATTCCGTCGCTGGTCGCCAGCCAATAAACATCATTAATGACTTCGATATCGTGAAGGGCTCTAACGTTTACCAAGATGTTCCAAGGGTTTGGTTCAGAGAGCCTTAGTGTCTTGCCATTCTCCTTGTCGATAACTATCGCACCAAACTCATTCGAGCCGACCCACGTTTTGTCTTTTTCGTCAAAGATGACCTTAATAAGGCTTTCTTCATTAAATAGTTGAGTAACAACAGAAACGACTTCACTTTTTTTATCTAATTTGTAGAGGAATTTTCTGTCTGCAAAAAGAATATGACCATCAGTACTCTCAGATATTGCGGTGATATGTTCAGTCTTAATCACTGAATTTCCACGGTTAAAAACTTTAAAATTGTCAGAGAGAGGTTGGTATTTTGCTAATCCCGCGTGAGTCCCCACCCATAACGTGCCGTCAGAGGATACAAACAATGTTTGAATAAACCCTGCTGGAATAGAGTTAGGGTCGATATCAGAAGGGTGATACTTTTTAATATCTTCGTAGCCCGAGTAACGATTCAGGCCGTTTGAGGTGGCTAGCCAAATATATCCCATACCGTCCTCGACAATGTCTAAGACAGTGGCATCCGATAATCCGTGTCGCTTATTGACTTCAGCAAAGTGAAGATCGGATATTTCAATCGCTTGTGTAGGTCGGAAAAATCCACCTGACAACAGCAACACAACGATCGATATTGAGACTATTAGGGTTGAGCGCACCTATACACCTTAGCAAACGCTATTTATAATTTTTGTATGTCCTAGTAGCATCCCTTACAACTAGCTTCTCAAATATGCCGAATAAAATCTGCGGCTACAAGGACTTTTTAGGATATTCAAAATGATGGAGTATTAAATGAACAAAATTATTACTACTTTGCTTTTGCAGTATCGGCGGCAGATGGTAAATCTTTATAGACTTGGGTGATTTAGTTGTCTGAAGTGTTTAAAGCCCAGACGATGTTGATTTTTGCTGTACGAATTGTGTAGCGGAAGCGCATTGTGGTCGAGGCGCGCCGAATGTGGTTTGGTAATCAAAATAAGTAGGGCAGAACAAGGAACAACACGCTCTAGTAATAAGGAATTTGCTGTTTAAAATCAGATATACTGCTTATCATTCTCTTTTTGCGCATTTCGATACCGTCAAATTTTCCTTTTGAGTACAGTATGAGTTCACCGCAGCGCTCTCGTTTAGCTAACTGATCTGCGTAATGCTGTATATCTTCAAATGTTAAACTTCGAATACATTGCGCTAATAATGTATTTCTATTAAACGCTAAGTCCTGCGTACCCAGACTCACCCATAAGCGCTGTGATTTCATTGACAGTGTGAGGTCCCTTTCCTCCAATTGTTTCACTAAATTTTGCTGTATTGTAGGCCAATAAAAACGATAAAATTCTATCTCATTAAGCTGTTCGTATAAAAACGTCGTCATTGCTTCTAGCAATTGTTTAGGTCCAGCTAGCGGGCTTTGAATGTAAAATGCCATGCCGGGGTGCTGATTGTGAGGAACATAGCCCGTGCCGACTATATATCCTAACTGCTGTTCGGTACGCAGTGCATTAAAAAAAGGTGCCGCTAGCATTTGTTCCAACACCATACACAAGGCAGTGTCGTTTTGACTTGCTGAGGGAGCCTGAAGGTAAAGAACGACAGCCGCATCATCATGCTCGCAATTTACCTCATGATAGAGAGATTCTCCGACAGGGAGCTTCGACACTGCCCGCGATAATGGCGCGCCTCCTTTCCTTGCACACGCCGTTTTTAATGTTTCGCAGAACGTATTCGCTTCGTCACTTGTCCAGTTGCCATGCATGAACGCTTCAACAAAATAGCGTTCAAAAGCGGACTCTTTCAATGCAATTAACTGCGAGTAAGTGACATTTTCTATCACGTCTAAGAGCTCTACGGGCGCCTGTGTGTTGCGCTGGATCAACACGCTCAGTCTTGAAAAAAGCCGATTTGTTGGTTTGTTCAATAGTGAGTTGTGTAAGCTTTGAATCTGAAGTGAACGATGATGTTCAAACGCTTTTAGGTCTGGCGTGTAGTTAAATACGGCATCAAGAAGCTGGCTTGCCAGTAAAGGCTGTTGATTGGTAAAACCGCGAGTGTGAAGCGTGAATCCAGCTTGATGTCCATAGATTCGATAATGAAGGCCAGCTATTTCTGCTCGATAATACTTTGCCTGAAGATAATCATTCAGTGCTCCTAGCCATATGCGCTTCGCTGCTACCGCCGCTAATGAATTCGAAAAGTCTTTTGTATCAAAAGAAATGTAAATGTCACCCTTGGGACTATGAAACTGTTGATCTTGCGCAAACCAGAACCTGAAGTCACCGCTATCCATCAGCTTGTTCGGAACGTTAAACCCAGATTCAGGCAAAACAAGATGATATTCTTTACCTAAATACGGATTGGGTGGAGGGAGCGATAGGGCTTCAATAAATTGAGGTTTACGAAGCTGTTCAACGAACTGACTGTCTAGTTTTTGTACGTCATATTCCGCCGCGTAGAAGGCGCAGACTTTTGTCGTTTTAACGTCTTTCGAAATGATCTTCAGGCGCATATTTTCGGGAGAGAAGTAACCTAATGCACTTTTTAATACATACTCGTCATAGTCACCGA
It contains:
- a CDS encoding EAL domain-containing protein, whose protein sequence is MRSTLIVSISIVVLLLSGGFFRPTQAIEISDLHFAEVNKRHGLSDATVLDIVEDGMGYIWLATSNGLNRYSGYEDIKKYHPSDIDPNSIPAGFIQTLFVSSDGTLWVGTHAGLAKYQPLSDNFKVFNRGNSVIKTEHITAISESTDGHILFADRKFLYKLDKKSEVVSVVTQLFNEESLIKVIFDEKDKTWVGSNEFGAIVIDKENGKTLRLSEPNPWNILVNVRALHDIEVINDVYWLATSDGIKGISPSGRLVGNVSINAEESNQPVNVLSLERVDNELWVGSTSGLYVINDVETLSNDKARKILHLNSDTYDATGLPAAIVIKVIQDRSGVVWAGTFRQGAFRYHPEYAKVHFQPVYNSPRKHEDNYSTIWGFGESSAGDLFIVSQQRGLGKLEKASGEITFFDLPASVGSDVTFWDLTIDKYDVIWLATSDGLKAIKVKSNEAEIVASFFDGEFIDNIHQDDNYIWIWLNQKGTFGVDYSNVFVSDVEKRIRALDSSQIANTVLPIYTDRLNRLWLRDDKTLYVYSLSEEKVVKRLDSDSGLNSIVYGVYETHDAYWLTSRSDGVIQINKETLNVENKQLRNDKHGYITSTIGIDNSIWYSDTSGLHQIRLPSLTEEDTILNADLSYNSLGEGAVLATSDGTIYFGGTRGFNKITKSLSVQSTQNKATLQPQLSQFSIFGTHHTYAKVSQDRLKPYFSTENITYAQQKQLNYDESRFSISFGLVNSVYPQQVAYRYKLTGFDDEWTFLEKENTAKFNNVSFGNYTFEVQAKEPGKAWSPSRVLDIHVARPPWLHTVALIFYGLVAFAIFGFMARQYQLRKANQRVIKDSEERLKLTLWSSGDELWDWDVYKGQVYRSNTWGTLDFPQDDIRTAGAYQSNIHPNDIERVKQSLREHLEGKNEFYELTYRAKTFNNQWIWILDRGKVVERDQNNQPIRMTGTLKNIQHLKLAEEQLNLFKRSIENISEGVFITNTLFKFISVNNAYCSYTGETRDQALASYMHFHLYPDAFTAEIKKTLKAKGNWSGEVESVRVNGERYEMELNIDAVYDEDGKISHFVGVFSDITSRKNTEKELLKLANVDPLTELPNRSFFQASHQNLVRKDTRHALLCLDMDNFKKINDSLGHQTGDILIKQIAKRLQRITGRIATCYRLGGDEFSILMEDTADIHTVTHHAQSLLDTLSRPFIINKQEFVLGASVGIAFYPDDGNSPQELLKNADTAMYFAKNNGGNSYQFFSGEMNQNAVRQLQIENLIRQGIKDDLFTVYYQPKVDITSGKLTSMEALVRFVHPTKGIVSPGQFIPLAEQTGQIIEIGEQVLRKACLDTKRWVQEGLFTGRVAVNISAKQFELPDLDDRINAILNEVGLSPLHLECEITEGTLMESPENALQMMKRLRERGIHLALDDFGTGYSSLAYLKRFPLNTLKIDRAFISDIANSNVDRHMVAAIINIAHNLGLKVVAEGVEEESQLDILRRYDCEMLQGFLYSRPLNAERFEKLLNENHQLHTILNQPNL
- a CDS encoding insulinase family protein; the protein is MSNTINFETASQVTLQNGLRILLCHTPNANESFVSMAVRAGHFYDPKDCQGLAHLLEHTLFMGSRHLPKPNAINGFIEQQGGSINAWTGTEYANYHFNCRGDALAQALPAFADMLRQPLFKKEALQNEIQSINAEFEFKRKDDLRRLYQIHKETCNPAHPFSKFSVGNSDTFSQHSIEQLKGRLREMHGTFYCAKNMCLCIASPMPFEQLRALAAQCFGSLHEGELADDNWPPLYTQEQLQIQININPLQSAKRMIVTFSLPALQNNYKTKPLNYISHLIGDEGEGSLLAYLKQQDWALNLIAGSGIEGDKFKDFNVSFQLTQKGLENKERIIEALFSYIALIKNATSEQWRFQEKAQLNALALEYEENVKALSLVTEYAQHQFIFSPEEMPLLRSTIGDYDEYVLKSALGYFSPENMRLKIISKDVKTTKVCAFYAAEYDVQKLDSQFVEQLRKPQFIEALSLPPPNPYLGKEYHLVLPESGFNVPNKLMDSGDFRFWFAQDQQFHSPKGDIYISFDTKDFSNSLAAVAAKRIWLGALNDYLQAKYYRAEIAGLHYRIYGHQAGFTLHTRGFTNQQPLLASQLLDAVFNYTPDLKAFEHHRSLQIQSLHNSLLNKPTNRLFSRLSVLIQRNTQAPVELLDVIENVTYSQLIALKESAFERYFVEAFMHGNWTSDEANTFCETLKTACARKGGAPLSRAVSKLPVGESLYHEVNCEHDDAAVVLYLQAPSASQNDTALCMVLEQMLAAPFFNALRTEQQLGYIVGTGYVPHNQHPGMAFYIQSPLAGPKQLLEAMTTFLYEQLNEIEFYRFYWPTIQQNLVKQLEERDLTLSMKSQRLWVSLGTQDLAFNRNTLLAQCIRSLTFEDIQHYADQLAKRERCGELILYSKGKFDGIEMRKKRMISSISDFKQQIPYY